TGAATCTCGTGCAACTAGGAtattgttggatctatatgcccaagaatcattatggagtgatattgctaaaaatatatgatcctatagggtcaaaCCTTTATCAAGTcgacacattttgtatatttattattaatgcaattattaataaataatatcaaattttgtattttaattaggaataattatcattttgtgaaaataataattataagagagtattactagttattatttcatatcgTATGAATTAACAAGTCACGCATAACATTTTGGAttagttggattcttttgtcttttacctaaagacaaagtttatattttataaacttgaaatttatataaaataaagagTATTTCTTTTTAAATAAGCATGGCCTAAACAGAATGATTGTGTGGGAGTTTGCTTTTCAACCTTCCACCTTTTGTCTCTTATGCTTCTAAAGACTACCATTACTTTAGATTAATTTAATGGTTATGCCTTACCTCTCATGGAATATATAAAAGTGTCTTATATGTGAGAAATATGCGAGTTTTGATCTTCTTTCTTCCCTTCTTCTTCTCCCTAAAACCGTGACTATGAAGAAGAACCAAACCTTTTAAGTTTAGTGTTATACTTTGGTGTTTAGAAGACCTCTTGAGTTATTCTATTTAGTGCTTATTtatgttaagcacttaatggtttAAGAAACTCAAGAATATaataaggaactagcattccaagtgcttTACTCTTGATGATGGATAATTGTAGAGAAGATCATACACTTTGATCTTTtcttatcttcatcaacaccccaaagtcaagtgggttcaaaggcttcaaaggttatctctaaaacatcctatggttggttttatttcattctaacctctataaatggatccatgatgaTGTGGTTTTGTTATCACCAAAAAGAAACTTGTTATTTTAAAGTCTTCGgttgccggtttttgtgaaaaacaaacttttatttcgtatcaaaacccaacaggttgGCAGTGGCCGACAGTGATAATGGTGGTGGGTGCTGGTTTTCATGGGCAGtggatggaggtggtggtgagtGGTTACGTTGACGGGTGGTGGTGTTGGGTGGTAGTGGTGGGGTGGGGTGGTGTTGTTTGGGTGGTGAGTGGTGTTTCTTAGTGGGGTTTTttctttttacttatttttttagttatattaatattatttgatgattttaattaaaaaattatatgGTCCAAATTTTTTCTTAAATGTTCTCACAATAAGAAATGTTCTCGATTGAAcgctctcatatatatatatatatatatatatatatatatatatatatatatatatatatatatatatatatgtgtgtgtgtgtgtgtgtgtgtgtgtgtatgagtgTGTGTGtccaaaatttaattaaaatacatattttcttctaattttttttaacattatcAACTTAGACCATCTCTAACTCATATTCATTTTTTCACTCTATAAATGGAGAAAAAATGGGATAAATAGTATTTTATCTCCAATCATACTCtattttttatctaattttttacccaaaaaaatatattcatagaatattccatttttataacttatatatattgtcaaatacacattttactaattagattttaacaaatatatattatattttttcaaTACAAAAATAATACAAATTATATTATCATAGATAAAATGTTTGCATATAATAAATTTGAATTAAGTATTActttataataaataattattaaataaataagattatatttttaataaatatatcataagCACAAGCATAtttgattactatattttataaattatattaccgtgttgaagtttttaatatatatttaacttATTTATATGGATtcgataaataaatattaaactcttggtttatgattaattaatatcaattagtatataacatgatGTTACAtatattaaatattgcattttaattataattagtagataaaaataaactaaaaatgtataaaataaaaatgaaaaagacTAAAATTGACAACCGAAACTTCAACTCCATTTTTGGAAATATAAGTACGTCTCCTCTATATTttggggaatactattcatatctctaaAAATGAAGATGAAAATGGGATAGGGTTAGAGGAGAATTAGGGAAGAAATAGGGAAAAAATAGAGTATGGGATTAggagtgttcgtttggatggatcagtTTGATCCAATCCAATCAAGTAAATCCAGATTAATTTCAGTTTTCAAAATAAGGATACGAATTGTCCAAAATATACTTAAAtctgatccgatccgatccaattacaattcagtTGGATCggttttataattcggttttcaaaaaacgaaacattttaaaatgacatataattataatcttacccaactttacacaagaagcaaaaacaaataatttagttgtgattttaaatttataaacaagtaataagaagctatattatagttaaatattttatagatacaaaacttttgagagaaaatgaatattaatattgtttttattgggtgaaacgttttgaacctatttgaaaaagtaaattacaaaattaataaataattatatatatatatatatatatatatatatatatatatattataaatagataaataataaatgtttattcggtttttctggactattcggttcttattttataaaccaaaactaatttgaaatttaaaataataattcggttttgttgaaacaaatccaaaaatctgaatatccgaaccaaatagtcaaaTCGAAATTGTCCAATTGTATAATTCGTTTTTATTCTAAGTCCGATTTcgtcattctttatatccatggcaACTAATTTAGGCATCAACGGCCACACCAAGGGTTATGGCCTTCAAATTGTGATTCTTAATGTTATTAATgctaaattagatttcgtcattCTGGGGTCCAACCAAGGGTTATGGCCTTCGGAAACGAAATCACAATCTAATTTGGACCCCGACATAGCTCTCTGATGCCTAAATGAGATTGGGATTCTTAGTGTTACCTTAATGCTATGTATGCTATCTCTTTTTTGCCTTACCTTACTCTGCCTCGGATATCATGTCTTCGGGGTATTTATAGGCTGCTCGTTGTTAGAATAGTTTATAGTCTTGACCGGTCCTTCATTTATTATCCGATCTATAGATAGGCACGTCTCTTGTCCCTTCCTTGTTATTTTATTGTTTCGTACCATTTCTTTTGCATGCTTCTTGGGATATGGTTTCGATACTTGTATATGATGTAGTCAAATTTATATTCGTTTGTAACAAGTCGTGGTGTCTGTAACGCCCATTTGGTGATGGATAATGTAGGTTTTGGGGACTAAGTGTTCGGTTTATGTTGGAGCCCAAGGACATATCAGTTAGTATCAGTTCGAGCCTTTATGAGGTTTAGGTTTATGTTAGAAATTTTTTAAGGCAAGGgggagttgatagaagtgtagagcttctcgtttcCTTCCTGTAGATATAAAGAATGACGAAATCGGAcatagaatgaagaagttatagccTTCAGAAGATTGCTAGTTCTTGACCCTaaccgagtacgttgggcgtaaactAGGAGTATGCCGGGCGTACTGGCTTGAAATCCGAATCGTAGAGGCTTCAACATATGTTGGGCATATGCATGGACTTGTTTAACTTAGGCCTCAGGCCCACCTGATTGTAGCATGTCATTTTTTGGGCTTAAGGCCATGTTGGGGgttcttgggccatattgggtATTAGAGGCCTTGTAGTTGGGCTTGGATGCCTTtttgggctttttatggatttgggCATTAGGCGGAGGGATGCCTATTGAGGCAGGGGTAAAGGAGCCCCTTTTACATTAAGTCAAGTATTAGGGTTTTGGACTTGAGTTTGAGATCATCATTTTAGTAGAAGAAGAGCAATCATAGGAGAAGATGAAGTCATTCGTTCATTAAGAACCCCTAAATCGATTTTTAAATGAGGAATATATCATTTATTGTTTTGTTAATAATTATTACGCCATGTCATAATAGTTAAGTCAAGTTATCATTTAACCTGTAAGAGTCAATTACTGGTAGATAATATTTGAACAAAACATATAATTTGTttggtgttttttgtacaaaAAATTTACTTGAACAGTGTTTTTAAACATACCAAACTTGGGTGGTgttttttgaacgattttgaaacatagttacctTTTGAGTCATTTCATTattgttttttttcatttacttATTTTTTACCGGTTACATAAAGTTAAATTTGAACAAAGAATATACTTTGTTGGTATTTTTTGTATAAATGTTTTATTTGGATGGTGTTTTTGGATACACCAAACTTTAatattttttgaacaatttggaaaCATAATTACCCATATAAATCATTTTCCCTAGATTGAAGCACCAAATAAACTTCTTCCTTAAGGTCATTTGATTTCATCACATCATCattttctttctctttctctttcttcaaATAATATAAGATTAGTCCCTTCAATATAATCCAAGACAGTATAGCGACAGTGTGTGTATTGGCATTTCATAAACTTAGTACAACGTACGTTTGGTTTCTTGTAAGTTAAAAGACCACCGGAGCAAGTAAACAAAACCACAAAGAAATTCACTCGTAATTAAATGAATAGCATACAAAGCATCTAATGGCCCACAAGCtcccttttcttttaaaataatttaatttgGATAATATATCGTGACGCTTTCTAATTCGAAGGTGATGTATAAGAATTATTTCCATAAAAAAAAAGACATTGAAAATGACTAAACAATCTAATGAAATTCTATGACAATTCATAtagtatgttttttttatatataaatcatCTCTATACATACAAAGGAGATATATATAGAACCACTCAATTATAAAAAAATTCGATATACTTACAAACATAGCGGAGGCAGGCTATTTGAGTGGGGTGTATGCACCCCGTGGGACAACTCATTTAATATTAAACAAAgctctaaaaatattattttttactaTATCCCCTCCTTGCATCCACTTATACAAGAAATTCCCCTTTTGATATTTTCTTTTGCTGAGAAAACCCAAAATTTACTTCAAAATTTTCAGAAATTTCtacttttatatatgtttatgtataATAAACCCTTATTAGGGTTCGTTTTGGATCCGCTTATATTGAGGAGATGTATATAGAGACATTCATATAAACAATTCTACATCGATTATACTAGTATATGACATATATCTTCGATTTTTAAGGTTTTATATCACATCTTATGTGAAAAGGTTAAATGCCACTAAATGAAAGTCGACATATATTCTCAAAAGTCATCGAAAGGAAATTGCCATGCAAATTCCTCGTATACCAAACTTCACGCAATCTGTCACTTCCGACACCTTCTGGGAAACTTCATCTCCCACAATTTGCATGCCCATTGATTCCACCCATCAATCAACTGTCATCTTCTTAATCTCCCCACACTGTGTTTACTCCATCTATATATACATTCATCCATCTCCGTTACATTTTCAGTCATAAAATAATACAAGAAACTTCCTTCTTTACACTCTAATGGAGTCTGCAAAAGTCCCCAAGTCATTCGGTTGTTTCTCTCAGAAGGGTTTGCTCGTAAGACTAAGTAGCTTTCGTTCGAAAAGCAACAACACTTCAAACTCCAGTTCACCTACGTTAATGTCTCCTAAACCCTCAAAACGAAACACCAATAACAGACAACAAGATTTCAGGTGGGTTTTCGCTCGTTTTGACACTGACAACGATGGAAAGATTTCAGCTTTAGAGCTTCGATCATACTTCGGGTCCATTGGAGAATACATGTCGCACCAGGAGGCTCAGTGCGTGATTGACGATTTGGATGTTGATGGTGATGGGTTTATTgattttgatgattttatgaGGCTGATGAAGGTGAAAGATGAGAGAGATGATGTTAAAGCAGCGTTTGAGATGTTTGAGCATGAGAAGGGGTGTGGACAGATTAGTCCGAAGAGTTTGCAGAAGACCCTGAGTCGACTCGGGGAATCGAAAAGTTATGATGAGTGTTTGCAGATGATTAAGGTGTTTGATGTTCATGGTAAAGGAGGTGTTGATTTCAATGAGTTTCAGCGGATGATGATGACATAAATTGTAAATTTAAGTTCGTGTGTCAATAATCAGACTATAAATTTCAATCCAAGTTTAAATGTCAATTAAgtactagtttttttttttttttcggaaGTGATTCCAAGACAACTTTTCGtacataatattttatgtttaatAGAGTTAATAATACAGTactttaaaacataaattgttaTGTATGCATAAATTTTGTTGTGTACGAACCAACTTCTTTTCTAAATCGACTAAAATACAACTTCAATTCTATTCTTAAACTACTTGAATCTCAAACTATATAAGGAAGTTACTTAATTTGATTGTTGTAACTTCCATTTCATGCTGGTAGATTAGTTGCTTGAAAATAAGTTTATCGACTCTTGTTTTAGGATAAAATACAAAAAGATATATTTTAATGTTTGTTGATCTTATTGTAATAGTATATATATTGTGTATTAAGTTGTTTATTTCTTATGGATATCCTTTCTTTAATAGGGATTTACTTTGTGTATATCGCTTGGAAATCAATGAAAGAAGGTTGATGCATACAACTCCCGTTTTCATCGTGTTTTCGTTGTCACCAACATCAAGAATGTCGTTCCTCTTATCCAAGATTAAACCAACGATCAATACGTTTTGTGGGTGGAACTCTTCCACATCCATGTATATGCCTACAACATTCTTGAACACATCCATGATGCATCTCCATGTTCCACTGCCATCTAAGAAGCCATTTGGAAGCGACTTGATATCATCGTTAAACAGTGAATTGATTTACCACATAATAATGAACGAACTACTTTAAGCCACCATGAAACATCGGGCCACTACAACACGTAAACTATGGATCCAACTTCAAGAAATCTTTCAAGATAGAAAACCACTCGAGATGTGTATCACGAAGAACAATTCAACAATATTAATTCAGTTCCATACTTGTGATTGACTTTTGATCAAATTCGGTTTTTGGGAAAATAGGATCCCTACTCAAAAACAAATATGGTATTATTACTCAAAGAACAATTCAACAATATCAAGCCATCACTTCCTCATCATAGCCACACAACGTCATCGACCTTGGTAACGCTCACGGTGGGCAACATTGAGGAAATAAGGGAATGGTTGTGTCATAGCCGGTGCTCATTTCAACCATATTAGCCTAACATTTTGTCCACTTGGTATTCTCAGTAAGCATCGGCCTCACCACCATACCCGACAATCGCAAGAAATCATCAGTCGGGTCTCTACAGTCCTCAACCCAAATACCGCTTTCCACAAGCATGTCGACATGTAGTCAAACATGATCTGCATGCCCACTTCACCCACTGAACTAGATGTTGCTTTTAACTCTATGCCACTCTAACTACCGAGAAATTCATGGTGTATATATATACGACTCCACTTCTCACTCAACTAGTGATTCAAGTAACTTTTCATTCCATATTAATTAACCATGTCTATAATGTTCCCAATATCATCAAAAACCTTATTACTCAAGTCACAGACAACAAGTCTCCACCCATATATTTTACCATCGTGTCACAAACAACACAACATAACCATTTTGGACATCGGGTTTTATTAAATTTCAATTCTTTTGGCCATTGTAATTTGTTTCCTCGTTGTATAAAAATAATGACATTCTTTGTAATGTTTGTGCTTTAGGAAAAAAAAATCCGTTTAACATCTTATGATTTCATTATATGTTATGTACTCACATTATGATATAATACATGTCGAGATTTAGATATCTCCAATTAATAGCACACTGAATCACACATACTAGCGTGTTTTCTGTGATGAATTTTACCACAACATATAGACTTTTCCTCGTAAAACGAAGTCACAAGTATTCACACCCTTCTCGAATTTCAAGCTTATCTAATCCGAtttaaaagaaaattcaaaacctttcatCGGGACAATAGAAGAGAATTCAATAATGAC
The genomic region above belongs to Lactuca sativa cultivar Salinas chromosome 4, Lsat_Salinas_v11, whole genome shotgun sequence and contains:
- the LOC111884243 gene encoding probable calcium-binding protein CML41, whose protein sequence is MESAKVPKSFGCFSQKGLLVRLSSFRSKSNNTSNSSSPTLMSPKPSKRNTNNRQQDFRWVFARFDTDNDGKISALELRSYFGSIGEYMSHQEAQCVIDDLDVDGDGFIDFDDFMRLMKVKDERDDVKAAFEMFEHEKGCGQISPKSLQKTLSRLGESKSYDECLQMIKVFDVHGKGGVDFNEFQRMMMT